A section of the Castanea sativa cultivar Marrone di Chiusa Pesio chromosome 12, ASM4071231v1 genome encodes:
- the LOC142620599 gene encoding uncharacterized protein LOC142620599 yields MRDFSGQSGLVAPQVANTIFREPVHQLLEKVRKEPYFKWPSKMARDPTKRNQNLGDVRITQGRNSGSNSQRNNSSWPLLGMINVILVAPGRTGSYPTRVMSVSHILAEESDSKPKKFKGASQPILGFSDEDKVGTIQPHDDTLVVTLRIGNYDVSKVMVDQGSGADIIYPDLFKGLNLKLEDLTAYDSPLISFERKAVIPKR; encoded by the exons ATGAGAGATTTCTCTGGGCAATCTGGTTTAGTCGCTCCTCAAGTAGCTAACACCATAtttcgagaaccagtgcaccaattgctggagaaagttcgcaAGGAACCCTATTTcaagtggcccagtaagatggcaaGGGACCCTACAAAGCGGAATCAGAACCTT ggtgatgtccGTATCACGCAAGGAAGAAATTCGGGTTCGAATAGCCAAAGGAATAATTCATCTTGGCCTCTTTTAGGAATGATTAATGTCATCCTCGTAGCTCCAGGCAGGACTGGTTCCtatcctactagggtgatgtccGTATCACATATTCTCGCAGAGGAATCCGACTCTAAGCCGAAGAAATTCAAAGGTGCTTCTCAGCCTATCTTGGGATTCTCAGACGAAGATAAAGTTGGGACCATCCAGCCACATGACGACACCCTGGTGGTtactttgaggatagggaaCTACGATGTAAGCAaggtgatggtcgatcaaggcAGTGGTGCGGATATTATATACCCTGATTTGTTTAAGGGGCTTAACCTGAAGCTTGAAGATCTTACGGCTTACGATTCACCATTAATAAGCTTTGAAAGGAAGGCCGTCATACCAAAGAGATAA